In Staphylococcus lloydii, the following proteins share a genomic window:
- the queG gene encoding tRNA epoxyqueuosine(34) reductase QueG, producing the protein MDIKQLKQDVITYAHSIGIDSIGFTTADPFDELKQKLIDYHEKGYASGFEESDISLRTEPKLSLPTARSIIAIAVGYPNKLKGAPKSVKGDRRGMFARASWGQDYHTIMRNRLDKLAEYLKTRVPDIEVQSMVDTGVLSDRAVAERAGLGFAGRNGFVINPDLGTWTYLGEMLVSVPFEPDDPLMDSCGDCTICVDRCPTGALVGDGQLNSQKCISFLTQTKGYMKDEYRYKIGNRLYGCDTCQQVCPKNKGINTQHDDIVLEPEILKPRLVPLLKMSNKEFKNTYGHLAGAWRGKKPIQRNAILALAHFKETTAIPDLKDVALNDPRPMIRGTAYWAIGQILGEEATEFINEHYTSEIEEVQQEMIKGLEQES; encoded by the coding sequence ATGGATATTAAGCAATTAAAACAAGATGTTATTACATACGCACATTCGATTGGTATAGATAGTATAGGTTTTACAACTGCAGATCCATTTGATGAATTGAAACAAAAACTTATAGATTATCATGAAAAAGGTTATGCTTCTGGATTTGAAGAATCAGATATTTCTTTGCGTACTGAACCTAAGCTTTCATTGCCTACAGCTAGATCCATAATAGCTATCGCAGTAGGATATCCTAATAAATTAAAAGGTGCTCCTAAAAGCGTAAAAGGTGATAGAAGAGGCATGTTTGCGCGTGCTTCGTGGGGACAAGATTATCATACGATAATGAGAAATAGACTAGATAAATTAGCTGAGTATTTAAAAACAAGAGTGCCTGACATCGAAGTACAATCAATGGTTGATACAGGTGTGTTATCTGACCGTGCCGTAGCTGAACGCGCTGGGCTTGGTTTTGCGGGAAGAAACGGTTTTGTTATTAATCCTGATTTAGGTACTTGGACCTATTTAGGTGAAATGCTAGTTAGCGTGCCATTTGAACCTGATGATCCACTTATGGACAGTTGTGGCGATTGTACTATTTGTGTGGATAGATGTCCCACAGGTGCATTAGTAGGCGACGGACAGCTAAATAGCCAAAAATGTATTAGTTTCTTAACCCAAACTAAAGGATATATGAAAGACGAATATCGATATAAAATTGGCAATAGACTATATGGTTGCGACACTTGTCAACAAGTTTGTCCTAAAAATAAAGGGATTAATACGCAACATGACGATATCGTGCTAGAACCTGAAATCCTAAAACCAAGGTTAGTACCATTACTAAAAATGAGTAATAAAGAATTTAAAAATACTTATGGTCATCTAGCAGGAGCTTGGAGAGGTAAAAAGCCAATCCAAAGAAATGCAATTTTAGCTTTAGCACATTTTAAAGAAACTACAGCTATACCTGATTTGAAAGACGTTGCGCTAAACGACCCTAGACCAATGATTAGAGGTACGGCTTATTGGGCGATTGGTCAGATATTGGGTGAGGAAGCAACTGAATTTATAAATGAACATTATACTTCTGAAATTGAAGAAGTACAACAAGAAATGATTAAAGGATTAGAACAGGAGAGTTAA
- the trmL gene encoding tRNA (uridine(34)/cytosine(34)/5-carboxymethylaminomethyluridine(34)-2'-O)-methyltransferase TrmL, whose product MTNHIVLFQPEIPGNTGSIARTCAGTYTHLHLIKPLGFSTDDKMLKRAGLDYWDSVNITYHESIEAFFESTEGHYYLLTKFGKKTYSNFDFSNSAEEHYFIFGRETTGLPDWVKEKYQDTALRMPMNDNIRSLNLSNTASILIYEALRQQDFPNLT is encoded by the coding sequence ATGACGAATCACATCGTATTATTTCAACCTGAAATACCAGGTAATACAGGTAGTATTGCTAGAACTTGTGCTGGCACATACACACATTTACACTTAATAAAACCTTTAGGCTTTAGTACTGATGATAAAATGTTAAAACGTGCTGGCCTTGATTATTGGGATAGTGTAAACATCACTTATCATGAAAGTATTGAAGCATTTTTTGAATCAACTGAAGGACATTATTACTTATTAACAAAATTTGGGAAAAAGACTTATTCCAATTTTGATTTTTCTAATAGTGCAGAAGAGCATTATTTTATTTTCGGACGTGAAACGACTGGCTTGCCTGATTGGGTAAAAGAAAAGTATCAAGATACTGCCTTAAGAATGCCAATGAATGACAACATCAGATCGTTAAACCTATCGAATACTGCATCGATTTTAATTTATGAAGCTTTAAGACAACAAGATTTTCCAAACTTAACGTAA
- a CDS encoding PTS transporter subunit IIC, giving the protein MSKTKVAPQQFFMNILNAVGAGVVIALLPNALLGELLKFFKEGNDLLQTTYEIVVVIQSFMAFIIGVLTAHQFKFSGAGATMVGVSAMIGSGAIKLSGNGVTLNGIGDIINIIIVVMIASFLFLILQNKLGSLEMIILPVLIPVVSGIIGLYTLPYVSKVTKGIGHIINSFTEFNPMLMSVLICVAYALLMVTPISLVAIATAIGLSGLGSGAANMGIVASCVTFLFGSIRVNSAGVNLVLIIGAAKMMIPVYLKNLIIAVPLAINGIICGLVAYFINIQGTPMSAGFGYTGLVGPINAFNRMSGDPTTNIILLVFGYFIIPFVAGFFVHELCKKFINRYSDELYKFEIPEQ; this is encoded by the coding sequence ATGAGTAAAACAAAAGTTGCCCCACAGCAATTTTTTATGAATATTTTAAATGCAGTAGGTGCTGGCGTTGTTATAGCATTACTTCCAAATGCCTTATTGGGTGAACTATTAAAATTTTTCAAAGAAGGCAATGATTTATTACAAACTACATATGAAATTGTCGTAGTAATACAATCGTTCATGGCATTCATCATTGGTGTTTTAACTGCCCATCAATTTAAATTTAGTGGCGCTGGTGCTACGATGGTTGGTGTTTCTGCAATGATTGGTAGTGGCGCGATAAAATTATCAGGAAATGGCGTCACATTAAATGGTATTGGCGATATTATCAATATCATTATTGTCGTTATGATAGCGAGCTTTTTATTTTTAATTTTACAAAATAAATTAGGTTCATTGGAAATGATAATTTTACCAGTATTAATTCCTGTAGTTAGTGGCATTATAGGCTTATACACATTACCATATGTGTCTAAAGTCACTAAAGGGATAGGACATATCATTAATTCATTTACAGAATTCAACCCAATGTTAATGTCAGTGCTCATATGTGTGGCATATGCATTATTAATGGTGACGCCAATTTCATTAGTAGCTATCGCAACTGCAATTGGTTTAAGTGGATTAGGCAGTGGTGCTGCTAATATGGGTATCGTTGCGTCTTGTGTAACTTTTTTATTTGGTTCAATAAGAGTCAATTCTGCAGGTGTGAATTTAGTATTAATTATTGGTGCTGCTAAAATGATGATACCAGTATATTTAAAAAATCTTATTATAGCAGTACCTTTAGCAATTAATGGTATTATATGTGGATTAGTCGCATATTTTATAAATATACAAGGAACACCGATGTCAGCTGGGTTTGGTTATACAGGTCTAGTAGGACCTATCAATGCTTTCAACAGAATGTCTGGTGATCCTACTACGAACATTATACTGCTCGTTTTTGGTTACTTTATTATTCCATTTGTTGCAGGTTTCTTTGTACATGAATTATGCAAAAAATTTATAAACCGTTATAGTGATGAACTATATAAATTTGAAATACCAGAACAATAA
- a CDS encoding ABC transporter permease subunit (The N-terminal region of this protein, as described by TIGR01726, is a three transmembrane segment that identifies a subfamily of ABC transporter permease subunits, which specificities that include histidine, arginine, glutamine, glutamate, L-cystine (sic), the opines (in Agrobacterium) octopine and nopaline, etc.), with the protein MKVFGKILLATIIILSSISLYIKPTTHAAEDKQWEKIKKRGELRVGLSADYAPYEFEHNVNGKTKYAGIDIQLAKKIAKDNNLKLKIVNMQFDSLLGAIKTGKIDLIISGMTPTPEREKEVDFSNPYMTVTQKMIIKNANKDKLKTLDDFTNKRIGVQKQTQQETIANEEIKNAQVQSLTRVPEVIMSLKSGKVDGMVIEGPVAEAYLKQNPDLKFANGVKFKEGEKQTAIALPKHSPILMKQLNTTIKEVKDKNLIDKYKDKAAEAMKKDDGNFFTKYGSFFLKGIGNTILVSIVGVVLGALFGAIIALFKLSKFKPLRWLASAYIEFLRGTPLLVQVFLVYFGSTAVLGLDISALICGMIALVINCSAYIAEIIRAGINAVDKGQMEAARSLGLSYGQTMKTVILPQAIKNILPALGNEFVTVIKESSIISVIGVSEIMFNAQVVQGASFDPFTPLLVAAILYFVLTFTLSRVMYFFEGRLKVSD; encoded by the coding sequence ATGAAAGTATTTGGGAAAATTTTGTTGGCAACTATTATTATTTTAAGTTCAATTAGCCTTTATATTAAGCCAACAACACATGCTGCTGAAGATAAACAGTGGGAAAAAATTAAAAAAAGAGGCGAATTAAGAGTAGGTTTATCTGCAGACTATGCACCCTATGAATTTGAACATAATGTTAATGGCAAGACGAAATACGCAGGCATTGACATTCAATTAGCTAAAAAAATAGCTAAAGACAATAATTTGAAGTTGAAAATTGTTAATATGCAATTTGATAGTTTATTGGGAGCTATAAAAACTGGAAAGATTGATTTAATTATATCTGGTATGACCCCGACTCCTGAACGTGAAAAGGAAGTTGACTTTTCGAATCCATATATGACAGTGACACAAAAAATGATTATAAAAAATGCCAATAAAGATAAGTTAAAAACTTTAGATGACTTTACCAATAAAAGAATAGGTGTACAAAAACAAACACAACAAGAAACGATTGCTAATGAAGAAATAAAAAATGCACAAGTACAATCTTTAACGAGAGTTCCTGAAGTCATCATGTCATTAAAAAGTGGTAAAGTTGACGGCATGGTTATCGAAGGTCCAGTTGCTGAAGCATATTTAAAACAAAATCCGGATTTAAAATTTGCGAATGGAGTTAAGTTTAAAGAGGGTGAAAAACAAACTGCTATTGCACTACCAAAACATTCACCAATCTTAATGAAACAATTAAACACGACGATTAAAGAAGTAAAAGATAAAAATCTGATTGATAAATATAAAGATAAAGCAGCTGAAGCTATGAAAAAAGATGACGGAAACTTCTTTACTAAATATGGTAGCTTCTTCTTGAAAGGTATAGGAAATACAATTCTTGTATCTATTGTTGGCGTAGTGTTGGGTGCTTTATTTGGAGCAATTATTGCATTGTTTAAATTAAGTAAATTTAAACCACTAAGATGGTTAGCTTCTGCATATATAGAATTTTTAAGAGGAACACCATTACTGGTACAAGTATTTTTAGTTTATTTTGGATCTACAGCAGTTTTAGGTCTTGATATTTCAGCGTTGATTTGCGGTATGATTGCACTCGTAATTAATTGTTCAGCTTACATAGCAGAAATTATTAGAGCTGGAATTAACGCTGTTGATAAAGGTCAAATGGAAGCGGCGCGTAGTTTAGGATTATCTTATGGTCAAACGATGAAAACGGTCATTTTACCGCAGGCAATTAAAAATATATTACCAGCACTAGGTAATGAGTTTGTAACGGTAATCAAAGAATCTTCCATAATTTCAGTTATTGGCGTAAGTGAAATTATGTTTAATGCACAAGTAGTTCAAGGTGCATCATTTGATCCATTCACACCATTATTAGTTGCAGCAATTTTATACTTTGTACTTACATTCACGTTATCTCGTGTCATGTATTTCTTCGAAGGGAGATTAAAAGTCAGTGATTGA
- a CDS encoding APC family permease translates to MEQGKLQQSLSLYQVIMFGLAYMAPMIVFGTYGTLFETTNGFVPYAYLFATIAMLFTAYSYGQMAKAFPSAGSAYTFVSKSMNRSLGFMIGWTILLDYLFLPLVIWLIGAEYLSTAFPIVPNWCWIVIFIIVTTLINIIGINTTTTMNLLIMVFQILVIVIFIILCVWSVLHGMGEGHLVSKNVFVLPQSNITPVLAGASIACYSFLGFDAVTTLAEETKNPEKTIPKAIMLITLIGGFLFIAVAYVLSITIPNFDAIENTDSAAFEIAKIVGGNFLSALFLSGLILAQFASGLSAQTSGARLLYAMGRDGVLNKKIFGFVGKRSQTPLFNLMFIGVVGLVGILMSISTSTSFINFGAFISFTFVNLAVIIHYFVRQRQRSGVKLIPYLIVPVIGVILDISLFVSLDKHALILGSIWTCVGFVYLLCITKCFSKAPPSLSF, encoded by the coding sequence ATGGAACAAGGTAAATTACAACAGTCTTTATCACTCTATCAAGTTATTATGTTTGGTCTAGCGTATATGGCGCCTATGATTGTATTCGGTACATACGGGACTTTATTTGAAACGACAAATGGCTTTGTACCATATGCATACTTATTTGCAACAATCGCCATGTTATTTACAGCATATAGTTATGGTCAGATGGCAAAAGCTTTTCCTTCAGCTGGATCGGCATATACATTTGTTTCAAAAAGTATGAATCGTTCTTTAGGATTTATGATTGGGTGGACCATTTTACTGGATTATTTATTTTTACCACTCGTTATTTGGTTAATTGGTGCTGAGTATTTAAGCACTGCATTTCCAATTGTGCCTAACTGGTGTTGGATAGTCATATTTATCATTGTTACTACATTAATAAATATTATTGGTATAAATACCACGACAACGATGAACTTACTTATCATGGTATTTCAAATATTAGTAATCGTTATTTTTATAATCTTATGTGTTTGGAGTGTATTACATGGTATGGGTGAAGGTCATTTAGTTAGTAAAAATGTCTTCGTATTACCACAAAGTAATATCACACCTGTTTTAGCCGGGGCGTCCATTGCATGTTATTCATTCTTAGGTTTTGATGCGGTAACGACTTTAGCAGAAGAAACAAAAAATCCTGAGAAAACAATTCCAAAAGCAATAATGTTAATAACATTAATCGGTGGATTTTTATTTATAGCAGTGGCTTATGTACTGTCAATTACGATACCTAATTTCGATGCCATTGAAAATACAGATTCAGCTGCATTTGAAATCGCTAAAATAGTCGGTGGTAATTTCTTATCTGCATTATTCCTAAGCGGCTTAATACTAGCTCAATTTGCTTCTGGTCTATCTGCGCAAACAAGTGGTGCGAGGTTATTGTATGCAATGGGAAGAGATGGTGTATTAAATAAGAAAATATTCGGTTTTGTCGGTAAAAGAAGCCAAACACCATTATTTAACTTAATGTTTATCGGTGTAGTTGGACTTGTTGGTATTTTAATGAGTATTAGTACATCCACTTCGTTTATTAACTTTGGGGCATTTATCTCATTTACGTTCGTTAACTTAGCAGTTATCATTCACTATTTTGTCAGACAACGACAACGTAGCGGCGTAAAATTAATTCCATACTTAATCGTTCCAGTCATTGGTGTTATTTTAGACATTAGTCTATTCGTAAGTCTAGATAAACATGCGCTTATACTAGGTTCGATATGGACTTGTGTAGGTTTTGTTTATTTACTATGTATTACAAAATGCTTCTCAAAAGCACCACCAAGCTTATCATTCTAA
- a CDS encoding amino acid ABC transporter ATP-binding protein, with translation MIDIKNLTKNFGQNEVLKGIDLIVERGEVVAIIGPSGSGKSTLLRCMNLLETPTSGDVIFEGNNLMDKNTQLEQLRQQMGMVFQNFNLFPHKKVIDNVLLAPTLLKKGNANDLRNEGLKLLEKVGLGDKADAYPAQLSGGQKQRVAIARALAMNPKVLLFDEPTSALDPEVVGDVLAVMKDLAKEGMTMVVVTHEMSFARDVSDKVVFMADGVVVESGTPTEVFDNRTHERTKSFLARVL, from the coding sequence GTGATTGATATTAAAAATTTAACTAAAAACTTTGGTCAAAACGAAGTGTTAAAAGGAATAGACTTAATAGTAGAACGTGGTGAAGTAGTAGCAATTATTGGACCTTCAGGAAGTGGTAAAAGTACTTTATTAAGATGTATGAATTTATTAGAAACTCCGACTAGTGGAGACGTAATCTTTGAAGGCAATAACCTAATGGATAAAAATACTCAACTTGAACAATTGCGTCAACAAATGGGTATGGTATTCCAAAACTTTAATCTTTTTCCACATAAAAAAGTTATCGATAATGTATTATTAGCACCAACATTATTAAAAAAAGGTAATGCCAATGATTTACGTAACGAAGGCTTGAAACTATTGGAAAAAGTAGGATTAGGTGATAAGGCCGATGCATATCCTGCTCAATTGTCTGGTGGTCAAAAACAAAGGGTAGCTATTGCGCGTGCCTTAGCTATGAATCCCAAAGTATTGTTATTTGATGAACCTACATCAGCTTTAGACCCAGAAGTTGTGGGAGATGTTTTAGCGGTAATGAAGGATTTAGCTAAAGAGGGCATGACTATGGTCGTCGTTACACATGAGATGTCATTTGCTAGAGACGTAAGTGACAAAGTTGTCTTTATGGCAGATGGCGTAGTTGTTGAATCAGGTACACCAACTGAAGTATTCGACAACAGAACACATGAAAGAACTAAGTCATTCTTAGCTAGAGTATTATAG
- a CDS encoding LLM class flavin-dependent oxidoreductase codes for MKLGFFMAGYGHHVASWRHPDVAKKGTMDINSIIENVKTAERAHFDFVFISDALFVDKKTHPDLMTRFEPINLMSVISRETKDIGLIVTASTTYSQPFLLARDFATLDHISNGRAGWNIVTSGVNDTAQNFNGAQNMEHDLRYDQAAEFVDVTHKLWHSWDNVTFNRNQQKGEFISEEEPEAINHKGDFFQVKGPLNVERSPQGHPLMIQAGSSKKGVAFASKVAEVIFTAQTDIDAATKFADDVKEKVHQERGKEQEVVIMPGIFPVIGDTDEEAKANYEELQALILPEIGLELLSSYLGDIDLSGYDLNTPFEQINLDSGNGIQSRIEIIQEHARKHNLTLDDVMKSVAGARGHHIIVGTPEKIADNMEEWFTKGAADGFNIMPPLIPTQFDLFVEKVVPILQERGLVQKSYNAGTLREKFGLEIK; via the coding sequence ATGAAATTAGGCTTTTTTATGGCTGGTTATGGGCATCATGTTGCTAGTTGGAGACACCCAGACGTAGCAAAAAAAGGGACGATGGACATCAATAGTATTATAGAAAATGTAAAAACTGCAGAACGTGCTCATTTTGATTTTGTATTTATTTCAGATGCATTGTTTGTTGATAAAAAGACACACCCTGATTTAATGACTAGATTTGAACCTATTAATCTAATGTCAGTCATTTCTAGAGAAACGAAAGATATTGGGCTAATAGTTACAGCTTCTACTACATATTCACAACCATTTTTACTTGCACGTGATTTCGCAACCTTAGATCATATAAGTAATGGTAGAGCAGGTTGGAATATTGTCACATCTGGTGTGAATGATACGGCTCAAAACTTTAATGGCGCGCAAAATATGGAGCATGATTTACGTTATGACCAAGCTGCTGAATTTGTCGATGTCACACATAAACTATGGCATTCTTGGGATAATGTAACTTTTAATAGGAATCAACAAAAAGGTGAGTTTATAAGTGAGGAAGAACCAGAAGCGATTAATCATAAAGGAGACTTCTTTCAAGTTAAAGGCCCACTAAATGTGGAACGTTCTCCTCAAGGTCATCCGCTTATGATACAAGCAGGTTCTTCGAAAAAGGGCGTAGCATTTGCTTCAAAAGTAGCTGAAGTTATTTTCACTGCACAAACGGATATAGATGCAGCAACTAAATTTGCTGATGATGTCAAAGAGAAGGTACATCAAGAAAGAGGTAAAGAACAAGAAGTTGTAATTATGCCTGGTATTTTTCCAGTGATAGGAGATACAGACGAAGAAGCTAAAGCGAATTACGAAGAGTTGCAAGCATTAATATTACCAGAAATTGGCTTAGAATTATTATCTTCATATTTAGGTGATATTGATTTAAGTGGCTATGATTTAAATACACCTTTTGAACAAATCAACTTAGACTCTGGTAATGGTATTCAAAGTCGTATAGAAATCATTCAAGAACATGCACGAAAACATAATTTGACATTAGATGATGTTATGAAATCTGTTGCTGGAGCTAGAGGCCATCATATAATAGTAGGGACACCAGAAAAAATAGCAGATAATATGGAAGAGTGGTTTACGAAAGGTGCAGCAGATGGTTTTAATATCATGCCGCCATTGATACCTACTCAGTTTGATTTATTTGTGGAAAAAGTAGTTCCTATTTTACAAGAAAGAGGCTTAGTACAAAAATCTTATAATGCAGGAACATTACGAGAAAAATTTGGGCTAGAAATTAAATAA
- a CDS encoding 6-phosphogluconolactonase, which yields MAMNFKVLENENIVAEYVADILRKQFNNNPTTIAGVHLAKDNAPVLDELKKNVDTHAVDFSQINILDYDENKSYYEALGVPEGQIYNIPFSEDTESFIGDKIKTKENKGKLILQVGSIDSSGNLDVSIRQGLLNAREVFLVVTGSDKKEAVHKLYEENGKTSYEPADLKAHRMVNVILDEAAAEGLPEDVRHYFTAKFA from the coding sequence ATGGCAATGAACTTTAAAGTTTTAGAAAATGAAAATATCGTAGCAGAATATGTAGCTGATATTTTAAGAAAACAATTTAATAATAATCCAACAACTATTGCTGGGGTACATCTTGCGAAAGATAACGCGCCTGTATTAGATGAATTAAAGAAAAATGTTGATACTCACGCTGTAGATTTCAGCCAAATTAATATTTTAGATTATGATGAAAATAAATCATATTATGAAGCATTAGGCGTACCTGAAGGTCAAATTTATAATATTCCATTTAGTGAAGATACAGAGTCATTTATAGGTGATAAAATCAAAACTAAAGAGAATAAAGGTAAATTAATTTTACAAGTAGGTTCAATCGATAGCTCTGGTAATTTAGACGTTAGTATTCGCCAAGGATTATTAAATGCGCGTGAAGTATTTTTAGTCGTTACGGGTAGCGATAAAAAAGAAGCTGTGCATAAACTATATGAAGAAAACGGTAAAACAAGTTATGAACCAGCTGATTTAAAAGCGCATAGAATGGTTAATGTTATCTTAGATGAAGCTGCTGCTGAAGGTTTACCTGAAGACGTACGTCATTATTTCACAGCAAAATTTGCATAA
- a CDS encoding carbon-nitrogen hydrolase family protein, whose amino-acid sequence MKITLAQMQPDVGGLTTNANNICNLLAEESRHHSELVLFPELSLSGYVTNHQTLEKTAINADDDLIIEIIQACNKNNIDAVISFPERVEQYFYITSLYIDYNGEVLAKYRKTHLFADEQKLFTKGEDYPVFNTQFGKLGMMICYDLEFPEVARLLKLQGAEMILISTANMQPYEHHQDVYLMSRALENELPVAIANQVGINEPHHFFGHSAVVDHNGEFLLKLDSVAQSQQVNVNLNIERDADLDYVNNLHASIYQKLSSAKESV is encoded by the coding sequence ATGAAAATAACGTTAGCACAAATGCAGCCTGACGTTGGGGGTTTAACTACTAACGCTAATAATATTTGTAACTTATTAGCCGAGGAAAGTAGGCACCACAGTGAACTTGTCTTATTTCCAGAATTATCATTATCTGGATATGTGACGAATCATCAAACTCTTGAAAAGACAGCGATTAACGCTGATGATGATTTAATTATAGAAATCATTCAGGCTTGTAATAAAAATAATATTGATGCAGTTATCTCGTTTCCTGAACGAGTTGAACAGTATTTTTATATTACGTCGTTATACATAGACTACAATGGTGAAGTTTTAGCTAAGTATCGTAAAACACATCTATTTGCTGATGAACAAAAATTATTTACTAAAGGTGAAGATTATCCAGTTTTTAATACTCAATTTGGTAAATTAGGTATGATGATTTGTTATGATTTAGAATTTCCAGAAGTTGCTCGATTATTAAAACTTCAAGGGGCGGAAATGATTTTAATTTCTACAGCAAACATGCAACCATATGAACATCATCAAGATGTGTATTTAATGAGTAGAGCGCTAGAAAATGAATTGCCAGTAGCAATTGCGAATCAAGTAGGAATTAATGAGCCACATCACTTTTTTGGTCACAGTGCTGTAGTCGATCATAATGGTGAATTTTTACTGAAACTTGATAGTGTTGCCCAATCACAACAAGTTAATGTCAATTTAAATATTGAAAGAGATGCTGATTTAGATTACGTAAATAATTTACATGCTAGTATTTATCAAAAACTCTCTTCGGCAAAGGAGAGCGTGTAA
- a CDS encoding SAS053 family DNA gyrase inhibitor, with protein MTHENKHQRHEDEENIENEMVDDYSDIVELGKEMEQISEENDEDKLNKTHDSETRSDLD; from the coding sequence ATGACTCATGAAAATAAACATCAACGACATGAAGATGAGGAAAACATCGAAAATGAAATGGTTGATGATTACTCAGATATAGTCGAATTAGGCAAAGAAATGGAACAAATTTCTGAAGAAAACGATGAAGATAAACTTAATAAAACGCATGATTCAGAAACGCGTTCCGACCTAGACTAA
- a CDS encoding sulfite exporter TauE/SafE family protein produces the protein MQKIIIFALAGFLAELVDGSLGMGYGASASSILLTFGITPAIASATVHFSEILTTAAAGTSHLKFNNVHKPSVLKLAIPGSIAAFVGAMFLSNVNGDYMKPIISIFLLLLGIYIIYQFLFKSDKKINNNAGFKKVSNFVLLPQAAIAGFLDSIGGGGWGPVNTPLLLSSKKIEPRYVIGTVSASEFFVTISSSLSFLIFLNWASINWILVLVLGIGGVIAAPISAWLVKSLPINILAIGVGGLIVYTNVSSLTSIVTTNVSAIITVKIIVVLTWLALVLTTALRNKTKVSTTN, from the coding sequence ATGCAAAAAATTATTATATTCGCTTTGGCTGGTTTTCTTGCTGAATTAGTAGACGGATCATTAGGTATGGGATATGGTGCATCTGCATCATCTATTTTATTAACATTTGGCATTACCCCTGCTATAGCCTCGGCAACAGTACATTTTTCAGAAATACTAACGACGGCTGCAGCTGGCACATCACATTTGAAATTCAATAATGTACATAAACCATCAGTATTAAAACTTGCAATACCTGGTTCAATTGCTGCATTTGTAGGCGCAATGTTTTTAAGTAATGTTAATGGAGACTATATGAAACCAATAATATCAATCTTCCTACTACTATTAGGAATTTATATTATTTACCAATTTCTATTCAAAAGTGATAAAAAAATAAATAATAATGCTGGTTTCAAAAAAGTATCCAATTTTGTGTTATTACCTCAAGCTGCAATTGCAGGCTTTTTAGATTCTATAGGTGGCGGTGGCTGGGGACCTGTTAACACCCCATTGTTACTTTCAAGTAAGAAAATAGAACCTCGTTATGTAATCGGCACAGTATCGGCAAGTGAATTTTTCGTCACAATATCTTCTTCACTTAGTTTTTTAATATTCTTAAACTGGGCTTCAATAAACTGGATCTTAGTTCTAGTTTTAGGAATCGGTGGTGTCATAGCAGCACCAATATCAGCATGGTTAGTAAAATCATTACCGATAAATATACTTGCTATAGGTGTTGGAGGATTGATTGTGTATACAAATGTCAGCTCTTTAACATCTATAGTTACAACTAATGTAAGCGCAATAATCACAGTAAAAATTATCGTCGTACTCACTTGGCTAGCATTAGTATTAACTACAGCCTTAAGAAATAAAACAAAAGTATCAACAACGAATTAA